The window GTTGATTCCCCGGTCGACGAGTTCGTCCCCGAAGCTCTCGACGGCCTCGCGGTCGGTCTCGAGCGCCCGCCGCTCGTGCAGTTCCGCGGCGCGCTCTTTGACCTCCCCCGCCACGTCCTCGCCGTGTTTGTCCGCGACGAGCGTGTCGGGGCGCTCGGCGAGCAGGGTGAGGAAGACTGCCGCGGCCCGCTCGAGCGGCGGGCCCTCGGCCTCGGCCAGCCGTTCGGCTGCGCCGAAGGACCGCTCGAATCCCGTCACCCACTCCCGGGCGACGTCGTCGCCGGGGACGCTGCCCGCCATTATATCAAGCAGCGTCAGACCGCGCTCCTCTAAGGCCGGCACGGCGTCGGCACCGCGGCGGACGTCGAGCGGTTCCAGATCTTCGGGGGGATCGGCGACGAAGACGTCGACGTGTTCGAACGCGCGGTAGAAGGCGGCGGCGTCCGCGACGGTCGTGTCCTCGACGACGGCCTCGACGACCGGCTGGGAGAGGTCGTCGCCCGCAGCCTTCGTCAGGGGCACGAGCAGCAACAGTGCGCCGAACTGGGTGTTGCCCCCGCCCTGGGCTGACATTCCCTCGACGGCGCGCTCGAAGGCGGGCCCGACCGCCGCACCCTCGGCCGCCATCTCGAGGCCCCGCTGGGCGCCGACGGTTCCCGCGAGGAAGTGGTCGAACCGCAGGTCCGCGAGGTCGCGGTGGCGGTCGACGTTCCCCGGCTTGGGCGTGCCCGCGACCTCGAGCAGGAGCGCCAGTTGGGCGTGTTGGGCTGGCGTTCGCGTTCGCATGTGTCGTATACCCGCCACGTGGTGGCGCGGCGGCTTAGGGTTACGGTTCGACCGGGCGGGGCCCCGTCGTCGACGCCGCGTTCGGTTCCGGATCACTACCCCTAAACCGCCGCTGGCCCAAGTGCCGGCGATGAGTGATACGGCGGCGGACTCGGCGTGGCGCCTCCCCGACGACCGCGAGGCCGTCCGCGCGGCGCTGATCGAGTGGTACGAGGACGACCACCGCGACTACCCCTGGCGCCGAACCGACGACCCCTACGAGATCCTCGTCAGCGAGGTGATGAGCCAGCAGACGCAACTCGACCGCGTCGTCGCGGCCTGGGAGGAGTTCCTCGAGCGCTGGCCGACGACGGCCGACCTCGCCGACGCCGATCGAGCGGACGTCGTCGGCTTCTGGACGGACCACAGCCTCGGCTACAACAACCGGGCGAAGTACCTCCACGAGGCGGCCCGGCAGGTTGAGGACGAATACGACGGCGAGTTTCCGGAGACGCCCGACGAGCTGCAGGAGCTGATGGGCGTCGGTCCCTACACCGCGAACGCGGTCGCAAGTTTCGCCTTCAACAACGGCGACGCGGTCGTCGATACGAACGTCAAGCGAGTGCTCTACCGGGCGTTCGACGTGCCGGACGACGACGCGGCCTTCGAGGAGGCCGCGGGCGAACTCATGCCCGAGGGCCGATCGCGAGTCTGGAACAACGCGATCATGGAACTGGGCGGGGTCGCCTGCGAGCAGACGCCGAAGTGCGACGGCGCGGGCTGTCCCTGGCGCGAGTGGTGTGACGCGTACGCCAGCGGCGACTTCACGGCCCCCGACGTCCCCACGCAGCCCTCTTTCGAGGGGAGCCGCCGCCAGTTCCGCGGACGCGTCATCGGTACCCTGCGGGAGTACGACGAACTCGAGCTCGACACGCTCGGCCACCGAATCCGGGTCGACTACGCGCCGGACGGCGAGTACGGCCGCGAGTGGCTCGAGGGCCTGCTTTCCGACCTCGAGGACGACGGACTTGTCGAAACTGACGAGCGCGACGGGGAGTTCGTGGCGCGACTGCGCCGGTAGCTCGGTTGGGTCGAGAGTCCGGCCAGGACGACGATCGTGACCGATCACCGAACGTCCGAACTCGAAGCCCGCGAGAGCAGGTAGACCGCGACGAGCCCGAGTGCGATGTCCAGCCCGGCAAGAACGAGGACGCCGGGGACGACGCCGTTTAACGCCCCGTCGAACCAGGCCACCTCGACGACCGTCATCACGTCCCTGTCGAGCATGAGCGACCGGGCGGCGTCGACGCCGTAGGTGACGGGGTTGAACCGGGCGAACGTCTGGATCCAGCCGGGCAGCGTCTCGAGCGGGAGGAAGGCGCTCGAGAGGAACAGTAGCGGAAACTGGAGGAGGTTCGCGCCGATGATCGTCGACTCCTGATCGCGGGTGAGGATCGCCAGGGCGTTCGAGAACGCGATAAACCACAGCGAGAACAGGATGCCGACCCCGATGATCCCGAGCGCGCCGGTGAGTCCCGTCGCGATCTCCGCACCCAGCAGAACGCCGAGGCCGAGGATGATCGCGACCTGCACCGCGATCCGGAACACCTCGGCGGCCGTTTTCCCGACGAACACCGCGGTGCGGTTCATCGGGGAGACCAGCACCTTCTCGAACATGCCGTTCTCGATGTCGTTGACCAGCCCGATCCCGGAGGTGACCGCGGCGGCCAGCGCGACTTGGATCGCGATCGCGGGGACGAGGTACGTCTCGTAGCCGATCCCCGGAATGCCCCGGTTGACCGCGTCGCCGGCGACGTTGCCGAACACCTCGGTAAACAGGATGAGGAAGATGATCGGCTGGACGAGCGAGACCACGAGGACGAACGGGTTCCGGACCGCCTTGAGATTCCACCGCTTGAAGTTCACCCAGACGTCGCCGAGGAACGTGTTTGCGGTTCGGTCGACGGTGGCGGTGGCGCCGCCGGTCTCGGTTGCCCCAGCCGTCTCGGCGCCGCCGGGGGTCGCCGCCGCATCCCGCGAGTCCGCCCCGCCGGAGTCCGGCGGACTCATCGCGACACCTCCCCGCGGAGGATCTCAGACTCCGTGTCCGCCTCGAGCCCCTCCCCGGTGATCGCGAGGAACACGTCGTCGAGCGTCGGCGAGCGGACGTTGAAGCCGGTGACGGTCAACCCCGCGTCCCGGAGCGCGACCAGCAGATCCGTCCCGCGCTGGCGGGCCGCCTCGGCGGTCACGCTGACGCCCTCCTCGGTCACCGTCACGGTCGCGTCCTCGAAGCCGTCGAACTCGCGGGCGATCTCGGCGGCCCGGTCCCGCGCCGAGCGGCCGCCGTCCAGTTCGAGGTCGAGCACTTCGCCGCCCACCCGGCGCTTGAGCGCCGCCGGACTCCCGTCGGCGACGATTTCACCGTCTAAGATGACCGCCAGTCGGTCACAAAGCTGGTCGGCCTCCTCGAGGTACTGGGTCGTCAGGAAGATGGTCGTGCCCCGATCGTTGATGTCCCGGAAGTAGTCCCAGAGTCGGTTTCGCGCCTTCGGATCGAGCCCGGTCGTCGGCTCGTCGAGGAAGACCAGCGGCGGCCGGTGGACCAGCGCCGTCGCCGCGTCGAGGCGCTTTTTCATTCCGCCGGAGAACTCGTCGGCTCGCTTGTCGGCGACGTCGGTGAGGTCGACGAGATCCAGCAGTTCGGCGACGCGGTCGGCTCGCTCCCCGCGGGGGACGCCGTAGGCCTCGCAGGCGAACTTCAGGTTCTCTTCGGCGGTGAGTTCGGGATCGACGCTCGTCTCCTGGGCCATGTAGCCGATCGACTCCCGGATCTTTCGGGGCTCCGACTGCACGTCGAACCCGTTGACCCGAACCTCGCCGTCGGTCGGCGAGAGCAGCGTCGCGAACACCTTGATCGTCGTCGTCTTCCCCGCGCCGTTGGGCCCCAGAAAGCCGAAGAACTCGCCCTCGGGGACGGTCAGATCGACGCCGCTGACGGCCGCGGTCCCGTCCGCGTAGACCAGCCGCAGGTCGTCGACGTCGATCGCCGGCGGCTCTCGTCCTCGTTCCTGTCCCCGCGCGTCGGCCTCGAGGGCGGCGTCGGGCCGGTTTCTCGTCTCGTCGTCACCGCCTCGAGCGGCACCGTCCGGTCGATTCGATCCCATACCGTCTCTACGGGGCGTGTGGCAATAGACTTACAGCTTCGAATCGTTCAGGTTACTACGAAATTCGAAATTATGACCGATGGCCGACTTATGGTCGATGTTCGACGCCGTCAGAGTTCGTACTCGAGCGCCCAGTGGTGGAGGTGGCCGAACACCGGAAACAGTGCCGCGGCCCGCTCGGTCGGCTCGTACTCGACTCGGGGCGGAATCTCGTCGTAGGACTCCCGGTTCAGCAGGCCGGCGTCGGTCAACTCCTGCAGCCGCGCCGAGAGCGTGTTCGGCGCGATCTCGAGGTCGTCTTCGAGGTCGCTGAATCGCAGCGGGCCGTCGGCGAACGCGAACGCGCTCAGGACGGCCATCGCGTGGGCCTTCCCGAGCAGGTCCAGCAGTTCCGCAACCGTTCGTTCGACCTGCCGTCGTTTCGCCGGCTCGAGCGATTCGCGAAGTTCGACGGCCTCCTCCCGGGAAAACCGCGATTGCAGTTCGAGCGCGTCTGGCGGGTCGCTCATGTCGCGTCCCGCTACGGGCTCGAGAACGTAATACTTGCACGGTTGTATTATTGTCTGAGCGCCGCTCGCGGCGCCAATACTTCGATGATTCGAAGTTGCAAGTATATGCGTTCTCGAGGCGTAGAATCGGCCATGCGTCTCACCGTATTCGGCGCGTCCGGGCGGACGGGCGAACCCCTCGTCGAGCAGGCGATCGATCGCGGCCACGAGGTCGTCGCCTTCGTCCGGTCGCCGGAGAAGCTACAGGTGGAGTCGCCGTCGCTGACGGTCGTGACCGGCGACGCCTACACCGGCGCGGGCGTCCCGGCAGCTGTCGACGGCGCGGACGCCGTCGTCTCCGTTCTCGGCCAGACGAGCGCGGGCCCGGACGATCTGCTGACCGTCGCGGGAGACAACGTCGTCGACGCAATGGGCGAGGCGAACGTCGATCGGTTCGTCACCCTCGTCGGCGCCGGCGTTCGCGAGGAGGGCGAACGCGTCTCGCTGTCGGGAAAGGTGATGGGTGTCCTCCTGAAAGTCCTCGCTCGAGACGTCCTCGAAGACGCGGCCGAACACGTCGACCGCGTCCGCGCGACGGACCTCGACTGGACGGTCGTTCGCGCACCGCGGCTGACCGACGCCGAGGGGACGGGCGAGTACCGAGCCGGGAATCTCGATCTCGGCTTCGAGTCCATCCCGCGGGCCGACGTCGCCCGGTTCGTGCTCGACTGCCTCGAGGACGAGCAGTTCGTCCGAAAGATGCCGAAGGTGGGACCGCATGACGGCTGACGTGACCACGGTCGATTCCGCGGCGGACTCGAGGCGGTCGTTCCCGATCCGCGCGGCGATCGCGACCGTCCTGTCGGTCGTCGTGAACGTGGGCATCGTCGCCGCGGCCGGCGCGTTCGACGTCGCACCCGGGTTTCAGGCGCTTACCGTTCCGCCGGTCGCCTTCCTCTCGGCCGTCGGCGCGATCGGGGCCGTCCTCGTCTATCTGCTGCTTCGTCGGGTATCGTCCAGCCCCGATCGGACGTTCAGGCGAGTCGCAGTAGCCGTGCTGGTCCTCTCATTCCTCCCCGATATCGGGCTGCTGTTCGCCGACGAGACGGCGACGCCGCTCGGCGTGGGACTGCTGATGGCGATGCACGTCACGGTCGCGGCGATCTGCATCGGACTGCTTCCCGGGGGTGGTCCCCGACGATGAGCCACACCGTCCTCGTCACCGCGGCGAGCGGGACGGTCGGCCGACACGTCGTCGAAACGCTGCTCGAGAGCGACGCGGTCGTGAAGGCGGGCTCTCGGAATCCGCACAGGGCCGGCGAACGGCTATCGGGGCTCGAGGGACTCGACGGTGTCCTCCTCGAGCGTGGCGACGACCCGTTCGTCGAGTTCGATTTCGAGCGGCCAGAGACCTGGGGATCCGCGCTGGACGGCGTCGATTCCCTTTTTCTCGTCCGCCCACCCGGCGTCGCCGTGGACGACCTGACGGCGTTCGTCGACGCCGCGGTGCGGGTCGGCGCCGACCGGATCGTCTACCTCTCGACGCTCGGCGCCGATCGGAACGTCCTGCTGCCACACCACCGGATCGAACGCCACGTCGCTGCGTCGGGTGCAACGTATACCCTCCTCCGGGCGTCGTTTTTCATGCAGAACCTCCACGAGGTGCACGGTCGGGATATCGTCGAGCGCGACGAGATCTTCGTCCCGGCGGGCGCCGGCGGGACGAGTTTCGTCGACGCCAGAGACGTCGGCGAAATCGCCGCGCGCGTGCTCGCCGAGTCCGGGTCGGAATCTGGGTCGCGATCGGCCCACCGAAACGTCGCCTACGACGTAACGGGAGCGGACGCGCTCACTTACGACGAGGTCGCCGCCGCGTTCTCCCGCGTCTTGGATCGGCAAGTAACGTACGCGGATCCCTCGATTCCCACCTTCGTCGCCCGAATGCACGCTCGCGGGCACCCGATCGGATTCGTGCTCCTGATGGTCGGCATCTACACGACGGCGCGACTCGGCCTCGCCGATCGCGTGACCGACGACGCGGCGCGGCTCCTCGGTCGTCAGCCGAGAGGGATCGAGGAGTACGTCGCGGATTACGCCGACGAGTTCCGCTGAGACGAGACTGCGAGGGCCGAACGGGAAACGAGCGACGCGAGCGAACCGCCGCCGACCGTCACCGGTATATTTCACGCTCGCTCGCCTTAGTAAAGCTACGATGGACGGAGACGTTCACATCGCCGCCGTCTGTGGCAGCCTCCGCGACGCGAGCGCGACGCGTCTCGCCCTCGAGCGCGTCCTCGAGGCCGCGGCCGAGGGTGGCGCAACGACCGAACTGATCGACTTGCGAGAGTACGACCTGCCGACGTTCGATCCCGATCGGGATCGCGAGGACGCCGGCGACGCCGCGGCGCTCGCGACGCGACTCCGCGAGGCCGACGCGATCGTGCTGGGGACGCCGATGTACCACGGCTCCTACTCGTCGCCGCTGAAGGCCGCGCTCGACTACTGCGGGTTCGACGAGTTCCGGGACAAGACGGTCGGACTGCTCGCGGTCTCGGGCGGCGCCTTCCCGGTGACGGCCCTCGAGCACCTCCGATCGGTCTGCCGAGCGTTGAACGCGTGGGTCCTTCCCCACGAGGTCGCGATCCCGAAGTCCCACTCGGCGTTCGAGGACGGGGAGTTCGTCGATCCGAGCCTCGAGGAGCGGACCGCGACGCTCGGCCGCCGCGTGGTCCAGTACGCGACGATCGAACCGGACCCGGACTCCTTCGAGAGCGACCAGAACGTCGGTGCCGAGGGGAAATAGTCGGGGTCAGGGGCAGCGCTCGAGCAGTCGCTGGAACCGGCGCTGGTGGGCGAGGAACGCGAAGCACCCGAAGACCACGACGCCGATCTGGACCGCCTCGATTCGAACGATCAGCGTTGCGACTTCGACCGACAGCGGGGGCGACGTGATCGACCAGTCGACGAACCAGGCCGCCGAGAGCAGCGCCGACGCGCCGAGTGCCAGCAACACAGCCGGAACGATCGGCACGAACGAGCAGTGGCGGATCGAGCGCCGGCCGAACGCGCGCCGCTCGAACGTGAACTGGCAGGTGAGGAGGACGGTGAGCGTCCCCGTCGCGAGTGCGAGTCCAGCCTGGCCCCCGATGCGGTCCGCGACGAACAGCCAGAGGACCCAACACGCCGTCAGCAACGTCGCAGCACCGAGGCGGCGCGGTTCGAGCAGATCCTGTAGGTGGTTGACCGTCGCCCCGAAGATGCTCGCCCTGAGCAGGGCGCCACAGAAGAGGATCCCCAGACCGGCGAGTGCCGTCGAGGTCGTCCGAGAGCCGGCGACGAGGCCGAACCAGAGCCCGACGGCGAGCGTTTCCAGCGCCGCAGCCGACAGCGCTGCGGTGATCCCCACGACGCGCTGGCGGGTGGTCCGGCCGAGCACGCCGGGCTGGCGAATGACGCTCATACTCAGCCACTCAGCGACGTCGGGTTTCGTTATGCGACTCATTACTGGACCGAACGGTCAGCGTTCACGAATTTATAGGGCAGAAATACGACGTTTACGCGACCAGTTTGTCCCACGCGGCGAGCGATTGAGTGACTGACGGCGATGGTCTCGTCACGCCGACACACCATTCGATTAGAATATTCGACTGAGCTGCTCGCTCGTTTAGCAGAACTGGTGGCGCTTCCATCCCGAGTACGCCGTGATCGGTCGTACACGGTCTTTCATGCCTCGGTACGTGTTGATCCGCCAGCTGGCGATACTGTACCGGCGAGCGTTCGGTGGGCGACAGTATCGCCGTCCCGGCTCGTTATCGATCGGTTACGACCGTCGCTCGTTCGCGTAGCGCGCTCGTAACTGCTCGTTAGGCACTCAAAATCGTTGAAACGTTGGGTAGAATTATGTACGGCGGTGTGGTCGTGGATGATTATGCCCGAAACGGAACAACAAGACAAGTCGCTGTCGGAGATCGTCGTCAAGGAAGCAGTCGGGAAGGGGCTGGACTCTCCCCTCCGAGACTCTATTCTCGAGGCCGTCGAGGAGGCTGACGGCGGCCGAGGTGGCGGTCGATTCCCGCTTGCCGGCGCCGTCTTCGGTCTGGGTGCGGCGCTCGGCTTCCTCGCGGGGCGGCAGTCGACGGAGTTCGAGGAGTCGCCGCTCGAGGACATCGAGGAGCCCGAAATCATCGAAGACGTGACGGAACGAGCCGAGTCCCAGATGGTGAGCGACGAAACCGAGACCGAAGCGGAGACCGAAAGCGAGGAGATGGAGGGCGGCTCTCGCCTGCCGCAGCTGCTGCTCGCGCTGGGCGTCATCGCCGGCGCCGTCTTCCTGCGCCGTCGGATGGGCGGCGAGGAAGAAGAGGAGTGGGAGCCGATCGAGGAGTTCGAACCGGCGACAAGCGGCGAGGAAGACGAATCCGAGGCGGAAAGCGAGGAAGCGGAAGCCGAGGAGGAAGAGAACGAGACCGAAGAAGCCGAAGAGGAGTAACGCGACACCGCTTTCGTTCTCGGTCTCTCGCTCGCGCAGTTACGGCCGTTCTTTTGGACGCGACAGTTCGTCGGTGACGAAGGAGCTAAGGGGGCGACGCCGACAGTGTGAACGCAATGGAGACGACCCACCGCGTCTTCGTCGGTGATGCGCGCGATCTGTCGGCCGTCGACGACGAGTCAGTCGAACTCGTCGTCACCTCGCCGCCGTATCCCATGATCGAGATGTGGGACGACCTCTTCGCGGAGCTCGATCCCGCCGTCGAGGACGCTCTCGAGGCCGGCGACGGCCGCCGGGCCTTCGAGGCGATGCACGCCCAACTCGACCGGGTCTGGGACGAACTCGAGCGCGTCCTCGTCGACGGCGGCATCGCCTGCGTCAACGTCGGCGACGCGACCCGCTCGGTTGACGGCAGTTTCCGCGTCTACCCGAACCACGCGCGGGTGCTCGAGGCCTTCGAGTCCCGCGGGTTCGATCCGCTACCCGACGTGCTCTGGCGCAAACCGGCCAACAGCGCGGCCAAGTTCATGGGCAGCGGGATGATCCCGCCGAACGCCTACGTTACGCTGGAACACGAGTACATCCTGGTGTTCCGCAAGGGCGGGGAGAGCCGCGAGTTCGAGCCCGGCGCCGATCGGCGCTACGAGGCCGCCTACTTCTGGGAGGAGCGCAACCGCTGGTTCTCCGACGTCTGGACCGAGGTGCGAGGCGAACTGCAGGCCCTCGAGTCGCCCGACGACGACCTCCGGGAGCGGTCGGCGGCCTACCCCCTCGAGATTCCCTACCGGCTGATCTGCATGTACTCGGCGTACGGCGACACCGTGCTCGATCCGTTCTGGGGGACCGGCACGACGACCTTGGCGGCGCTATGTGCGGGTCGCGACTCGATCGGCTACGAACTCGAGGAGGCCTTCCTCGAGGTGTTCGAGCAGCAACTCGACGACGTCCCGGGGCTGTCGCGGTCCGTCGGCCGAACGCGCTTGGAGCGCCACCGCGAGTTCGTCAGCCAGCGCCGCGCGGAGGGTTCCACTTTCGACTACGACGCCGAACACTACGACACGCCGGTCGTGACGAAGATGGAGCGGAATATCCGACTCCGCGAGATCACCGACCTCGAGGCGCTCGCGGTCGACGACGGGAGCGACTATCGCGCGACCCACGAACCGCTGTCGCTGGATTGAGTCGTCTGCCGTCCCGAGTCCCTGTAGGGAACGCCGTCGCTAGCTGGCGGTCGCTATCGAGGGCTCGCGCCGATGATTCACTCAGTCGAGAATCCGTGAATCCGGTGTCGGATCGAACGGTGCGTCGGAGGGACGCTCCGTAACGGTCACGTCGATCCCGTTCGCGTTCCCGATCTCGACTTCGACTCGATACGTCCGATACGTAAACTCGACCCTCGAAGCGGCGCCATCGAACTGGCCGCCATTGCTGCACAGCGAGTCCGCCAGCGTATCAAGCGCGTCAGGATCGAGTACGTCGTACAACGGTGGCTCGAGGTCCGCGGGATCGACACCCTCTGCTGCTGCGATCGCTTCTACAACGCGGACACTCGGTTGCTCCCCCGGTTCCATACGACGTGCTGTTGGCCGTCGACACATAAACCCAGTGATGGTTTTCTGACGCGCGTCTGCCGTGCGTCAGACGTGCGGCTGACGAACGTGTCGCGATAGTATCGAGTGGCGAGTGTCCTCGAGAATGGCCGTGACTGCTCGAAACCGCTATCTCTAGCTGTCAGCAGCGACACGTAGCGCTACGACTCGCCGTGATCGTCACAACAACTGAGGAAGATGGCATGCCCGGGGAGGGCTCCGAACCCTCGATCTCCGCATGTCCCAGGTTCGAGGCTCGGCGGTCCTCGTGGGGGACACGGAGGCTTCCAAGGCGTACCGCACCGAATCTCTGAACCCTATGAGTGCGGCGCTATGTCCAGCTAAGCCACCCGGGCTCATTTCCCGGTAGTGGCGTCGTTCTCTTTAACCTTCTCATTCGAATTCGGCATGCAACGTGGACCCACGGATTTATCACAGGGCCATACGAACTACCGCGACATGAGCGTTCCCGGTATCGTCCAATCTACTCTCGGCGACGAGGAAATCGCGGCGCGAGTCTCTCTCGGCAGCGAAGACGAACTCTTCATCACCTCCTCGAGTACCCTCGTCTACCGGTCCGACGGACTCCTGCGCGACGAATCGGTCGACGAATACCCTCACGAAGCCGACCGCCTCACGCTCTCGGAAGGGCGGCGCAAGACCAAGTTCTCCCTCGAGTATCCCCTCGAGGGAACGAAGGAATTCACGGTGCCGTCGGGCAAGACCGACGCGGTGTTGCACCCGGTTCTCGCCGGCGTCCTGAACGGTAACGACATCACCGAACCCGGCGAAACCGTCGCCAAGACCTACCGCTTCAGCGAACTGACGCTGATCGTCACGAGCGAGCGGCTGGTCAAACACATCGGCAGCGCCGTCTGGGACGAGGACTACGAGGAGTACCACTACGAGGACGTGACGAACCTCTCCTTCGAGGACGGCAGCGTCGCAACCCAGATCGTCCTCGAGGTCGACGGCCGCCCCCAGCGGATCAAAGCACCCAACGAGGAGGCCAACGACCTCCGCGAGCGCCTCCAGCGCGCGCTCTTTGATTACCACGACGTCGGCTCGCTCGAGGAACTCAACGAGTCGATCGGACTCGACGACGCGGAGGACGATCGCGGCGACAGCGGGGGGACGATGGAATTCGGCTCCGGCGTGGATCCGCTCAACGCAGACCCGCCGGAACTCGACGATCAAGAGGGGGGCCGCACGGCGACCGGCGATGCGGGTGCGGACGAAGCCGTCGTCGACGCCGCTGCGAGTTCCGAAACGAAAACGAACGCGAACGCACGCGGGGACGCGGACACGGACGCAAGCGCAACCGAGTCGAGCGTCCCTGACTCGATCGACGTCCGGTCTGACCGACGGGACGACGCGAGCGGCGCCACTGCGGCTGAATCGGCCTCTGAGACCAGTACCCCGTCCGAAGCGGTCGACGACGATGCCGATCCGTTCGTGGAGGCAACGGAGTCGCTCAACGACGATGCGGCGACCGATGCGACTGCCACGCAGCGTCGCCAGACCCAATCCGCCGAAACCGCCGACACTGCCACCAGCGCCGACTCCGCCGCGCAGTCGTGGGCGTCCGACGAGTCGACAGCTGAGGCCCCGGCCGACAACCCGGCATCGACCGCGGCGGATCCGGAAGTCCTCGAGCGCCTCGAGGCGCTCGAGACGGCCGTCGAGCGGCAAAACGACGTCATCGAACAGCAGCAACGGACGATCGAGCAGTTGATCGAAGAGTTGCGGCAGGGCCGATAGTCCCGGGAGTCGAGGCGTCGATCATCGACTCCAGGTAGAAGTGCCAGTGTCGATTACAACGGCCTCACGCCGCGGTTCGTTCCTCTCTCGACGATCCACAGTTTGCACCTCGTTATCGAGTGCATGGCCGATTTTCTACCGCAGTCCGGTTCGACTTCACACGCTACGTTCGGGAATCGACTGCTAGTCACTCGCGTCCCGTTACCTTCCGGATGCACGAGGAGCCGAACGGGCCTATCTCGCCCGCCTCGAGATCGATGAAGTAGCCGGTCGAAAGCCCCGACCCGCAGCGCTGGCAGGTAAAGTCGCCTTCCTTGGTGATCACGTCTCGGTCGAAACTGACGTACTGGCGGCTCTTCGGCCGGACGATACCGTCCTCGCGGTCGATGATGCCCCGCAGTTCGGCCTCGTCGAGGATCGTTCGGGTCACCGTCGGATCGGCCGTGATCGCTTCGATCCGATCGACGACGTCGGCCAGCGAGAGCGACTCGTGCTCGAGCCGCTCGAGGAGCGCGAGGCCGAGTTCGACGCGGTCGTCGAGCTCGCCGTATCGGCTACTCGCACTCGCGTCCGTCGATTCGTTCGTGGCCGCGCTCGCGTCCGTCCTCGTCTCGTCAGTGGTGTTCGCGGTTGCGTCTTCCGCCCCGTCGACGCGGTCGCCGTCACGATCCATCGATGAGTGGTGTCGTGCCGTGCCGAATAAACGTTGCGTCGTCCGGCAGTTCCGAGCGGAAACCGGAGACACAAAGGCTTCAATACTCGCGTGAGAACTCGAGGCGATGTCGACGTTGCCCGGCTCGTCTTCCCCGCTG is drawn from Halopiger aswanensis and contains these coding sequences:
- a CDS encoding triphosphoribosyl-dephospho-CoA synthase: MRTRTPAQHAQLALLLEVAGTPKPGNVDRHRDLADLRFDHFLAGTVGAQRGLEMAAEGAAVGPAFERAVEGMSAQGGGNTQFGALLLLVPLTKAAGDDLSQPVVEAVVEDTTVADAAAFYRAFEHVDVFVADPPEDLEPLDVRRGADAVPALEERGLTLLDIMAGSVPGDDVAREWVTGFERSFGAAERLAEAEGPPLERAAAVFLTLLAERPDTLVADKHGEDVAGEVKERAAELHERRALETDREAVESFGDELVDRGINPGTTADITAAGLFIALERGVLEL
- a CDS encoding HhH-GPD family protein — encoded protein: MSDTAADSAWRLPDDREAVRAALIEWYEDDHRDYPWRRTDDPYEILVSEVMSQQTQLDRVVAAWEEFLERWPTTADLADADRADVVGFWTDHSLGYNNRAKYLHEAARQVEDEYDGEFPETPDELQELMGVGPYTANAVASFAFNNGDAVVDTNVKRVLYRAFDVPDDDAAFEEAAGELMPEGRSRVWNNAIMELGGVACEQTPKCDGAGCPWREWCDAYASGDFTAPDVPTQPSFEGSRRQFRGRVIGTLREYDELELDTLGHRIRVDYAPDGEYGREWLEGLLSDLEDDGLVETDERDGEFVARLRR
- a CDS encoding ABC transporter permease; protein product: MSPPDSGGADSRDAAATPGGAETAGATETGGATATVDRTANTFLGDVWVNFKRWNLKAVRNPFVLVVSLVQPIIFLILFTEVFGNVAGDAVNRGIPGIGYETYLVPAIAIQVALAAAVTSGIGLVNDIENGMFEKVLVSPMNRTAVFVGKTAAEVFRIAVQVAIILGLGVLLGAEIATGLTGALGIIGVGILFSLWFIAFSNALAILTRDQESTIIGANLLQFPLLFLSSAFLPLETLPGWIQTFARFNPVTYGVDAARSLMLDRDVMTVVEVAWFDGALNGVVPGVLVLAGLDIALGLVAVYLLSRASSSDVR
- a CDS encoding ABC transporter ATP-binding protein, with protein sequence MGSNRPDGAARGGDDETRNRPDAALEADARGQERGREPPAIDVDDLRLVYADGTAAVSGVDLTVPEGEFFGFLGPNGAGKTTTIKVFATLLSPTDGEVRVNGFDVQSEPRKIRESIGYMAQETSVDPELTAEENLKFACEAYGVPRGERADRVAELLDLVDLTDVADKRADEFSGGMKKRLDAATALVHRPPLVFLDEPTTGLDPKARNRLWDYFRDINDRGTTIFLTTQYLEEADQLCDRLAVILDGEIVADGSPAALKRRVGGEVLDLELDGGRSARDRAAEIAREFDGFEDATVTVTEEGVSVTAEAARQRGTDLLVALRDAGLTVTGFNVRSPTLDDVFLAITGEGLEADTESEILRGEVSR
- a CDS encoding winged helix-turn-helix transcriptional regulator — protein: MSDPPDALELQSRFSREEAVELRESLEPAKRRQVERTVAELLDLLGKAHAMAVLSAFAFADGPLRFSDLEDDLEIAPNTLSARLQELTDAGLLNRESYDEIPPRVEYEPTERAAALFPVFGHLHHWALEYEL
- a CDS encoding NAD(P)-dependent oxidoreductase, whose product is MRLTVFGASGRTGEPLVEQAIDRGHEVVAFVRSPEKLQVESPSLTVVTGDAYTGAGVPAAVDGADAVVSVLGQTSAGPDDLLTVAGDNVVDAMGEANVDRFVTLVGAGVREEGERVSLSGKVMGVLLKVLARDVLEDAAEHVDRVRATDLDWTVVRAPRLTDAEGTGEYRAGNLDLGFESIPRADVARFVLDCLEDEQFVRKMPKVGPHDG
- a CDS encoding DUF6069 family protein, whose product is MTADVTTVDSAADSRRSFPIRAAIATVLSVVVNVGIVAAAGAFDVAPGFQALTVPPVAFLSAVGAIGAVLVYLLLRRVSSSPDRTFRRVAVAVLVLSFLPDIGLLFADETATPLGVGLLMAMHVTVAAICIGLLPGGGPRR
- a CDS encoding SDR family oxidoreductase, with product MSHTVLVTAASGTVGRHVVETLLESDAVVKAGSRNPHRAGERLSGLEGLDGVLLERGDDPFVEFDFERPETWGSALDGVDSLFLVRPPGVAVDDLTAFVDAAVRVGADRIVYLSTLGADRNVLLPHHRIERHVAASGATYTLLRASFFMQNLHEVHGRDIVERDEIFVPAGAGGTSFVDARDVGEIAARVLAESGSESGSRSAHRNVAYDVTGADALTYDEVAAAFSRVLDRQVTYADPSIPTFVARMHARGHPIGFVLLMVGIYTTARLGLADRVTDDAARLLGRQPRGIEEYVADYADEFR
- a CDS encoding NADPH-dependent FMN reductase — protein: MDGDVHIAAVCGSLRDASATRLALERVLEAAAEGGATTELIDLREYDLPTFDPDRDREDAGDAAALATRLREADAIVLGTPMYHGSYSSPLKAALDYCGFDEFRDKTVGLLAVSGGAFPVTALEHLRSVCRALNAWVLPHEVAIPKSHSAFEDGEFVDPSLEERTATLGRRVVQYATIEPDPDSFESDQNVGAEGK